In Calditrichota bacterium, the genomic window ATCAGGTCGTTGGGCGCCAGTTGATAGTGCAACGGGACGGTGGTGCCGTCCTCGATGGATTCGCGGATGGAGTACTTATCCAGGTAGCCCTGCGGGTCATCGGCGCCGAAGGTCTTGAAGGTGCCTTTGCCGTGGGCGGTGCGGTCAATGGGCGTGCCGGTGAAGCCGATGAACGTGGCGTTGGGCAGCGCGCCCATCAGGTAGTTGCCCAGGTCGCCGCCGGTGGAACGGTGAGCCTCATCTACCAACACAAAGACGTTGCGCCGCATGCACAAGTTGGCAGGTACGTCGTCGAATTTGTGGATCATCGAAACGATGAGCCCGCCCGTGTCGGAGGACAGCAGCTGGCGCAGGTGGCGTTTGGAGTGCGCCACATGCACACGCTTGAACCCAACCGCCTCCAAGTTTAGGAAAAGTTGCTGCTCCAATTCATTGCGATCCACGATGAGCAAGACGGTTGGATTGTCGAAAGTTGGCATTTCCAGCAGGCGACGGGCGATGGTGAGCATGGTATAGGTCTTACCTGAGCCCTGCGTGTGCCAGATTAAGCCGCGGCGTTTCTGTGGGTCGCGCGCACGGACCAGCACGCGTTCGGCGGCGCGCATCTGGTGCGGGCGCAGGACGATTTTCTGCAGTTCGCCGTCCTTGCGGGCGAAGAGGATGTAATCGGTGAGCACGCGCAGCACCCGGCGCGGGGCGAGGAAGGATTTGACCAGCGTTTCAAAATCTACGTTGAGGCGACCCGGGTGCTCGCTCACCTCCTCCCGCCAGTTGAGGAGCGTCTTGCGGGAGAGCGACCAGGTAGCCGCGTAGAAGAATCGCACCAAGTGCGT contains:
- a CDS encoding HsdR family type I site-specific deoxyribonuclease; the protein is THLVRFFYAATWSLSRKTLLNWREEVSEHPGRLNVDFETLVKSFLAPRRVLRVLTDYILFARKDGELQKIVLRPHQMRAAERVLVRARDPQKRRGLIWHTQGSGKTYTMLTIARRLLEMPTFDNPTVLLIVDRNELEQQLFLNLEAVGFKRVHVAHSKRHLRQLLSSDTGGLIVSMIHKFDDVPANLCMRRNVFVLVDEAHRSTGGDLGNYLMGALPNATFIGFTGTPIDRTAHGKGTFKTFGADDPQGYLDKYSIRESIEDGTTVPLHYQLAPNDLMADREAMEREFWALAELEGVADVEELNRVLDRAVTLTNMLKNPERVEKIARFVADHFRQYVQPMGYKAFLVAADREACTFYKEAIDRFLPPAWSAVLISAGHNDPPHLRRHHLSKDEESSLRKAFRKPGENPQIFIVTEKLLTGYDAPILYCMYLDKPMRDHVLLQAIARVNRPYESEDGQRKTSGLILDFVGVFENLERALAFDSQDVSGVVEGIEVLQKRFADLMETGRTDYLPLHAGKSADKAA